In Stenotrophomonas sp. ASS1, the following proteins share a genomic window:
- a CDS encoding HNH endonuclease — MQNISHVLDQAGRPWLPGLLPASNVGAKVEPKLAKLLGLSGETLTSVSGPTRELLEQEAKAAEASGSYSPADEVDERQRVLAAIVRRRGQPAFRRALLYAYGGRCAMTGCNVVDALEAAHIRPYSGQSSSVVSNGLLLRADVHTLFDLYLIAIDPMSLRVSLAPALHQSSYSDLVGKELASPASAELSASPDSLAWHRSQCAWA; from the coding sequence TAGATCAGGCAGGTAGGCCCTGGCTACCCGGACTTCTTCCAGCATCGAACGTGGGTGCAAAGGTTGAGCCGAAACTGGCCAAGCTCCTCGGACTCTCCGGTGAGACGCTCACGTCGGTCTCTGGTCCTACAAGGGAACTGTTGGAGCAGGAGGCCAAAGCGGCGGAGGCATCTGGCAGTTACTCCCCAGCGGACGAGGTGGACGAGAGGCAACGTGTGCTGGCAGCTATCGTTCGGCGCCGTGGGCAGCCCGCCTTTCGTAGGGCACTGCTGTACGCATACGGCGGCCGCTGTGCTATGACGGGATGCAATGTGGTCGATGCGCTTGAGGCGGCCCACATCCGGCCCTATTCCGGCCAGTCGAGTAGCGTGGTCAGCAACGGCCTGCTGTTGCGCGCAGACGTTCATACCCTTTTTGACCTCTACCTTATCGCCATAGACCCGATGTCCTTGCGGGTGTCTCTGGCGCCTGCATTGCATCAGTCAAGCTATAGCGACCTTGTCGGCAAGGAACTGGCGTCCCCAGCATCGGCTGAGCTTTCGGCCAGTCCTGATTCGCTAGCCTGGCACCGGTCGCAGTGTGCGTGGGCGTAG